Proteins found in one Venturia canescens isolate UGA chromosome 8, ASM1945775v1, whole genome shotgun sequence genomic segment:
- the LOC122415457 gene encoding uncharacterized protein isoform X1 produces the protein MSKNMKCWKCQQIIGFENIVAEKMNGLHAVWSIKCTQCQVDTEVHTSKKHVPKNDENSADINARAVLGVLYSGSSCTALNKLLACLNIPTMSDHIFQKYEEEVGSALEEKAKEICKRATEEEREATIERMEQLCREYCKVFFRVILKIFFRVILTHEKFAVLYIYFKYPHN, from the exons ATGTCCAAGAACATGAAATGTTGGAAATGTCAACAAATAATTGGTTTTGAGAACATCGTTgcggaaaaaatgaatggtcTGCATGCAGTTTGGAGTATCAAATGCACTCAATGTCAGGTAGACACAGAAGTACATACAAGCAAAAAACACGTCCccaaaaacgatgaaaactcAGCAGATATCAACGCCAGAGCCGTACTTG GTGTTCTGTATTCAGGATCCAGTTGTACAGCGTTAAATAAATTACTAGCTTGCCTAAACATCCCAACAATGAGTGACCACATATtccaaaaatatgaagaagaaGTTGGTTCAGCGCTGGAGGAAAAAGCGAAAGAAATTTGCAAGCGAGCTACCGAGGAGGAACGAGAAGCAACAATTGAACGCATGGAGCAATTGTGTCGTGAATATTGTAAGGTCTTTTTCAGAGTTATTCTGAAAATCTTTTTCAGAGTTATTCTGactcatgaaaaatttgctGTATTGTACATATATTTCAAATACCCCCACAAttga
- the LOC122415457 gene encoding uncharacterized protein isoform X2 — protein MSKNMKCWKCQQIIGFENIVAEKMNGLHAVWSIKCTQCQVDTEVHTSKKHVPKNDENSADINARAVLVFAGVLYSGSSCTALNKLLACLNIPTMSDHIFQKYEEEVGSALEEKAKEICKRATEEEREATIERMEQLCREYSN, from the exons ATGTCCAAGAACATGAAATGTTGGAAATGTCAACAAATAATTGGTTTTGAGAACATCGTTgcggaaaaaatgaatggtcTGCATGCAGTTTGGAGTATCAAATGCACTCAATGTCAGGTAGACACAGAAGTACATACAAGCAAAAAACACGTCCccaaaaacgatgaaaactcAGCAGATATCAACGCCAGAGCCGTACTTG TTTTTGCAGGTGTTCTGTATTCAGGATCCAGTTGTACAGCGTTAAATAAATTACTAGCTTGCCTAAACATCCCAACAATGAGTGACCACATATtccaaaaatatgaagaagaaGTTGGTTCAGCGCTGGAGGAAAAAGCGAAAGAAATTTGCAAGCGAGCTACCGAGGAGGAACGAGAAGCAACAATTGAACGCATGGAGCAATTGTGTCGTGAATATT ctaattga